The bacterium genomic sequence ACCGGCGTCCGATCAGTGGGTCCACTCGTGCGCGGGGCGTCCGTCCCATATCGCGCCGTAGAGCGAGAGCAGCGGCTCCCGGGCAAGCGGGCGGGGATTGTTGGGACGCGGATACTGCTCGACGCACTCGTCGACCAGTTCGGGCAACCGGTCCCGCTCCAACCCGAGCGAACGGACGGAGTCCGGGATCCCGACGTCCCGGCACAACCGCTCCACGTGGGCCACGATATCTTCACCTCCAAAGCCCGCGGCTCGGGCGAGCGCGCTCAACCGATCGTGCGCGGCGTCGCGGTTGTACGCCAGCGTATATGGGAGCGCGATAGCGCACGACAGCCCGTGAGGCAGGTGAAGGCGGTTGGCGAGCGTGTAGGCGATCGAATGCCCGAGGACCATGCCGGCATTGAGCGTGAGTCCACCCATGTACGCGGCCAGGACCATGTGGGCGCGTGCCTCGGGGTCCCCGTCGGCGGTGCCGCCGGTCGCATAGGCGCGCCGCAGCGCGCCAAAGATCAGGGCGGTCCCGTTCGCCGCCATCGCATCGGTGAGCACCGTCGCATTAGTGGAGAGCGTGCCTTCCATACAATGGCTCAGCGCATCCAGTCCGGTGTGGGCGGTGACGGCCGGAGGTAGCGAGTGGGTGAGGAGGGGATCGAGGATCACCCCCGCGGCGAGGAGCTGGGGATGGTTGCTCGCGGATGCCTTACGAGTCCCGGTGGTCACGACGGCGTTTTGGCTCGCTTCGGCCCCCGTGCCCGCGGTAGTTGGCACCAGGATCGTGGGCACTGCTGCTTCCGCAAACCGCTTGCCGCCGACTGTGGTGTACTCGAGGACGCTTCCTGGGTTGCGGACGAGCGCGGCGCTCAGTTTGGCGACATCGAGGACGCTGCCCCCGCCCACGCCGACCATGAGAGACGGCGACATCCGACGCGCGACCGCGGCAGCGCCGTCAGCCACCTCGACCGTGGGCTCCCCGGGAATCTCCGCGTACCGGTGAATGTCGAATCCCCCTGCGGCGAGCCCGTCCGCAACCTTGCTGGCGAGGTGCAGCCGGTCCACCACGGCGTCGGTCACGAGCAGCGCGCGGCCGGGCCGGATGCCGAGTTCTTGGATGCACTCCTGGATCCGTTCTGACGCGTGCGCACCGAACCAGACGCGGCTCGGACCACGAAAGGCGCGCGGTTGATCGAAGAGCCGATAGAGGACCGGCATCGTGAGACCTCCGGAAGCCAGTGACGCGTATGGGTCAAAGTTGACCCGTCGATCACCGAGATGATACCATCGGGGCGGCGCAACAGGCAATTTTCCACGGGTCCCCGGAGTGACGCCATGACTGTTGGTGTCGAGCAGATTCCCACTGGTGTCCATGTCCCTGCAACCGCTCCGCGGATGGCCCGCGTCCACCAACGGTTTCGCCGGCCGCGCGTCGAGGATGTCCCGGCCGCCGTTCGCGCCGAGCTTCGGCGCCTCGATCTGGCTGCGCGCATCCGTCCGGGCAGCCGGATCGCGGTGACAGCCGGAAGCCGCGGGATCCACGACATCGTCCCCATTCTGCGCGCCGCGGTGGAGGAGATCCGGGTGGCCGGCGGAGATCCGCTGCTCGTGGCGTCAATGGGGAGCCACGGCGGGGGCACCGACGAGGGCCAGCGCCGGCTGCTCCGGCATCTCGGGATCACGCCTGAATCTATCGGCGCGCCCCTGGCGACTTCGATGGAGACGGTGGAGGTGGGGCGGACCCCGAGCGGGCTCGTTGCGTACTGCGATCGCAACGCTGCGTCGTGTCACGCCATCCTGGCGGTCGGCCGGATCAAGCCGCACACCGGATTCAGCCATCCGTTCGGCAGCGGGCTGATGAAGATGCTCGGCGTCGGGCTGGGCAAAGCCCCCGGCGCCGCGCAGATTCACCAGCAGGGCCCGGGTCAGATGGCTGGTGCGATCCGCGAGATTGCGGAGTGCGTGATCGGAACCGGGCGGGTGGTTGGCGGGCTAGCGATCATCGAGAACGCCTACGATGAGACCGCTCGCCTCGTCGCGGTGCCGCCCGAGGCGATCCCCGATGCGGAGGTCGACTTGTTCCCCGAGGCGCGCGCGTTGATGCCGCACCTTCCCGTCGACCGCATGGACCTTTTGATCGTGGACGAGGTCGGCAAGAACTACAGCGGAACCGGCATGGATGTGAACGTGATCGGGCGGTGGCGCATCGCTGGCGTGGCGGAACCCGAGGTGCCGCACGCCGGACGCATCGTTGCGCTCCGGCTCTCCGCGGCGTCGGAGGGGAACGCGCAGGGGATCGGCCTGGCCGACTTCACGACCAGGGCCCTGGTCGACCGGATTGATTTTTCCGCGACCTACCTGAACTGCATCGTGAGCACGTATGTCCAGCGGGCGATGCTGCCGATGGTGCTGGCGACCGAACGGGACACGATCTTCGCCGCGCTCGGAAGCCTTGGCATCGGGGACCCGCACCGGGCGCGCGTCGTGCGTGTGCCCAATACCCTCCACCTCGAGGATGTGTGGGTCTCGGAGCCCCTCGCGGAGGGCCTGCGCGGCAAGGAGCACATCGCGGCGGTCGGCCCGGCGGAGCCGCTGCGGTTTGATGATCGCGGACGGCTATGTTAGGTAGGGATGGAGGATCGGTGTCGGCCTCGCAGCCTTCATCGGCGGCGTCCACGGCGGACGGAGTGGCGCGGGCGGCGGCGCTGCTCCGCGGCGGGCGGCTGAACGTCGCATTGACCGGTGCGGGGGCGAGCACCGAATCGGGCCTCCCCGACTTCCGGTCCAAGGACGGGCTGTGGGGGCGCACCGACCCCTCGCGCGTCGCCTCCGTAAGCGCGTTCCAGCAGGATCCCGCGGGGTTCTACACCTTCTACCAGGCCCGTTTGGCCGCGCTCGCCGGTGCCGCTCCCAACGCCGCGCATCGGGCGCTGGCGCGGCTCGAAGGCCTCGGGGTGCTGCACCTGGTGGTGACGCAGAACGTCGACGGGCTGCATCGGCAGGCGGGATCTCGGGAGGTCGTGGAGGTCCACGGCAACCTCCGCGAGGCCCGGTGTGCGGGATGCGGCGCCCTGGTCGCGATCGCCGAGATGGCCGGACCCCTGCGGGCGGGCGCGGTGCCCCGATGCGCACGGTGCGGAGGGCTGTTGCGTCCCAACGTGGTGCTCTTTGGAGAGGTGCTCCCTGCGGCGGCGTACGCGCGGGCGGAAGCGGCCTGCCGGACATGCGATGTGCTGCTCGTGGTGGGGTCGTCGTTGGAGGTCTATCCCGTCGCCGGGTTGCCGGCCTTTGCCGTTCGGCACGGAGCGAAGCTCGTCATCGTGAATCGCGACCCCACGCCGTGCGACGACCTTGCCGAGGTCGTAGTGCGGGGCGAGGCCGGCGCCGTGCTCCCGCGGATCGTCGAGGCCGTCCTGGAGCCGCGGGACAGAACGCGCAAGGAGGAGAAGCCGTGACGCAAGGGGAGCGGCGGGCGGAGATCGGGGTGCTGGGGGGATCCGGATTCTACGCGCTCCTAGAAACCGCCCGAGAGATCAAGCTCGACACCCCGTACGGGGAGCCGAGCGATACGATGATGCTGGGCGAAATCGCGGGGCG encodes the following:
- a CDS encoding NAD-dependent deacylase; the protein is MSASQPSSAASTADGVARAAALLRGGRLNVALTGAGASTESGLPDFRSKDGLWGRTDPSRVASVSAFQQDPAGFYTFYQARLAALAGAAPNAAHRALARLEGLGVLHLVVTQNVDGLHRQAGSREVVEVHGNLREARCAGCGALVAIAEMAGPLRAGAVPRCARCGGLLRPNVVLFGEVLPAAAYARAEAACRTCDVLLVVGSSLEVYPVAGLPAFAVRHGAKLVIVNRDPTPCDDLAEVVVRGEAGAVLPRIVEAVLEPRDRTRKEEKP
- a CDS encoding iron-containing alcohol dehydrogenase yields the protein MPVLYRLFDQPRAFRGPSRVWFGAHASERIQECIQELGIRPGRALLVTDAVVDRLHLASKVADGLAAGGFDIHRYAEIPGEPTVEVADGAAAVARRMSPSLMVGVGGGSVLDVAKLSAALVRNPGSVLEYTTVGGKRFAEAAVPTILVPTTAGTGAEASQNAVVTTGTRKASASNHPQLLAAGVILDPLLTHSLPPAVTAHTGLDALSHCMEGTLSTNATVLTDAMAANGTALIFGALRRAYATGGTADGDPEARAHMVLAAYMGGLTLNAGMVLGHSIAYTLANRLHLPHGLSCAIALPYTLAYNRDAAHDRLSALARAAGFGGEDIVAHVERLCRDVGIPDSVRSLGLERDRLPELVDECVEQYPRPNNPRPLAREPLLSLYGAIWDGRPAHEWTH